The following is a genomic window from Choloepus didactylus isolate mChoDid1 chromosome 5, mChoDid1.pri, whole genome shotgun sequence.
CAAAGCTTGTTCCAAAAGCTTCTGTTCTTCTGTTGTCCAAGGGGTGGAATCTGTGCATGGCCCTTCAAATCGTTCTGAAGGTGTAGCATTGTCTGCTTGAGGTACCACtctatgttcttttttaaatttatcaaaagcCTTTTTGTTTATATCATCTTTTTGATGAGGGTCAAGTTTTTGGAGACTCTTTGCTTTGCTAATAACATCTTTGGCAGTTGTCTTGACTCCACAAGAAGAATGTATGTTCATGTAATTGGCAATAACTTCCCATCTTGAATTCGTTCCAGCAGGAAAGAGGTTCACAGCTTTAATTAGTAATTGTAGATCATCTTCAGACCAATTTTTACTGCCGTTTCCACCTCCACCAATTGATTTTTCAGCATTCCTAGATGCTTGTCGCATATGAGCTTcagcttcctctttctcttttctaatttgctcatttatttcttctatctGTTTTTCCAGAGCAACTTTTCCTACTTCTTTCGTAGATGATGTGAGTGTTTCATTCAAGCACTGTAAGCTTGCTAGTTGTAGCCGATCGCAAAGTTTTTCCACTTCTTCCATCATTTTTACCCGCTCTGCCTCATTGTCAGAAAAGTGATTCCAGGTCTTGCATGCGTTTCAAagtttttgcctttcttttttaatggcttttttctggatatctttctccttctttgccaACAACGCTTGCTgtctcatttcctcttctttctccttagcTAACTGAACAGCTTCTAATTCAgcttgtctttgtttttctttagcttcTTGCTCCTTCCGTTTTGCTTctgcttttgctttcttttctgcttcttttttggctttttcttcttccttgaatTTTTTTATCCTTGGATCACAGCTATATGCATTATCAACTAATGTTCTTATtctgttcatttcttcttttttcctttgtgccCTTGTTGCTCTGTTTTGCTTTTCAATCCATCTCCTCTCATCACGacattctgctttctctttttcttcttcatctaAATAAGAAAATTCTCTCCAAGAATCAAAATTGTACCAGAAGGAATAAAATGCATCTATATTTTCAAATGATGAATTCATATCACCAAGTTtaggaacatttttcttacttgaCCATCTGGAATTCCTTTCAAACACTGGAGAAAATACTTCGAAGAAATTGTCCTTTGCTTCACTTCTGGAAGGAACTGAGTTATCAAAAGTAGGATCTACACTGTTAAATGCTCGTCTTTTCAGTGGATCAGACAACATTTCATAAGCTTTGGTTATGCAAATGAAGTAGTCATTATCTCCTTCTTTTATTGGTTCACCAGCTGCTTTCCGTTTGTTTGGGTGATGTTTTAAAACCATTGCTTTATGAGCTGCTTTGATCTGTCTTTGTGTCGCTTTGTATCTTACATGGCCAAGTCCAAGAACTGTATAATGATCCTGGTTCTTCCAGTCTTTGGGATCAAGTGTTTTCAGCATGGGAAATTCTTCTAACTGCaattcttcatcttctgactcCTCTGATAACTCTTTCTTATCCTCCAGTTCCAGAGGTCAGAACGTGGGTGATGGCGATGCGTTGGCCGTCTGCAGCGCTTGGCAGGAGCAGCATGATGGCGCCGGGGCCAGCCCCGCGGGCGCACGGGTTCCCGTACCAGGCGGAgcaagaattatttttttaaagtaaaaatttgtCATGAATTGCTGCTTTGCTAGACCTAGTTACCATTACATTGCTCTTGCTTTATTGACTAGTTCTTAATCCTAGGCTTATACTTGGGATTTCTGCTTTAGGCATTTGTGAATGACGCAGTCAACAACTGAGCTACAAATAGAATGAGGTCACAGGGCACAAGGCTGTAATTCTTTTCATGTTAATGACAGTAATGTAAGTCTGATACATAAACTTCATGTATTCAAAACACTGATACCTGAGAGTAGGTCGGGAAAAGAGAACAGGCAATCGAGTTTAAGGAGAGAAAAACTGAGAAGTCATAACTACCCAAAGATGTGCAGGAAGCCACAAAAGATATGGCCCTAATTCTGcactaaaaaggaaatgaatcacTTCCCTGGGATTGATATACCAACTGTTGCAGCCCATGTAGTCTGCCTCTTTTGGTGCTTTACTATTTCATTTCATGAAAAAGTAGATATCTCCAAATAAAAAGAGACTTTTTATCAGTGAAGaacttaataaagaaaaatatttatctataCCTGGCTGACATTTGAAAAGCCACCACCCACTGCATTTTAAGATGTGAAAACTGGAGCCTGATGATGATAGGtagcaataaaaataacagcAGCAACAACTACACTTATGAAAAGGTgtctggggtgggtgggtggaggcaGGTACTGTAGTAAGCATAAATAAGTGCATATGTTATTCATGCCTCACAATAACCTCAAGAGATGTGAATGATTATAGTTTTTGTCTGTAAATTGAGGAGCAAAGTTTatagaggtgaagtaacttgctcaaagttgTTAAATGATGGAAACAGGATTTGAATCAAGGAAGTTTATACCCTTAACCACTAGGTATTATTTCAGATGAGAAGTCCATAATCAAtgctagaataaaaaaaagaacttaatAAAAGCCAACATGTCTTTATGTTCCATATTTTCCCCTAATTTGCACTAATATTGCCCTCATAATACACTAGTAACAGCTGTGTTGCTATGAAGCAGAAAGAAAGTTGGATCAACTAGTAATCTCCTTCACAGAAGCCTTTTTATGAGGGACTGGAAAGAAAGTATATTTTCCTGGCTCTTCTGGCTGCTGCCACTTGTCTTCTGCCAATCCTGTGTCCCCAGGAATATTAAAGTACAATAGATCTTGACTTTCCCAAGCAAAGAAATGCCCTCAgactttcctcctccttcttctgctCCCTTGTTGCCCTTCAGAACCTTAGATTGAGTCTGCCTCAGATTCAGGTGTGACAAAGAATGGGCATGAAAAGTGAGGCTGAAAGGAGAACAATTTACCAGTAAAGGTAAGGTATCTTCCTGTCTGCTCCTTATCCCCAGGCCACTTATGCTAAATAAATTAGATGAGCAATCTGGGAAGATAACAAGCTCTATAGTTTGCATGCTCACATGCCAGAGTAGAATCTCCTTCATTATGGCTTTATGGTGACCTGAAACTTAATGGGCTTCCCCCATAAGAGTGATTATATTACTGTCAGGAAAATAAGACATTCTGGCATCATAAAAAGTACAGTATATGAAGATGATTTAACAGTGATAAATCTGTATGCATCAAATGACAAAGCAGCTAATTATAGCAAACAACCACTATTAGATAGGCAACAGGTTGATAAAAGCACAATAATAGTGAgagattttaatgcattttttcagAATAAGACAGATATACTAGACAGAAATAAGCAAGGATACAGAAGaatctatatttatttaaaagacagTATAGAACTTTGCATCCTATAGAGGATaaaatgttctctttttcattaaaacaataaattttgcATTTGACCACAAAGAAAACCTTACCAAAAATTATTCTCCTAAAGTAGAGATTTCTACAGGACATACTCTAATCCTTATCTGATGAAATTGTAAATGAAAAAGGAtgaacaataaaatattaaatgtttaagCTTAAGGCAACATTCTCTAACTAATTCATGAATCAAAGAGGAACTTAAAACTGAAATTACAAGATATGtagaaagcaatgaaaatgaggacacctCTTACTCAAACCTATGGGACTAAAGCAATTCTGAGGAAAAATTGTAGCTTTAAATGCCTTTAGTATTAAGGATAAAACACCAAAATAAAGGAATTTTGTATCCatcttacaaaaatgaaaatgacagtaaaatacttctaagaaagtaaaaaaatggtaatcataaataaaagctgaagttcataaaaatagaagaaatactagaatgaaaataaatataaaactggttctttgaaaaagaaaatagacaataTCCTCAAGATCATgattagggaaaaatataagatagaacaaaaatatacaaagttgtaaataaagaaataagcacataaacacagaaatgaatatattaaaataattataagaatgTACTACATGTAGCTCTCTAGTTTTACTTTTCAAGACCTAGAGGAAAAATATAGTttactaaaatatataaataagcatAATTGTCTCAAGAATAAGTTAAAATTTCAAATGGATTAATcattatagaagaaatagaaaaaagaataaagatctttcattaaaaaagttACCAGAACCAGAAAATTTCAGAAACATCTAATTTCAATGTTATTTAAACTATTCTAGACATTTTAAGCATGAAAATCTCAACAATTTATTTCATGAGGCCAGCATTAAGTTTAACAGCAAAAGCAGATGAAGATAGTGCAAAAAAGATAACTGTACATCAGTCTCTTTTCTTAACTATCATGCAACAATTCTAcataaaaatgttagaaaattgaATCTAGCAGGATAGCAAAATCATAATGCAATACTCACAAGTAGACTTTTATGCTAACAATGCAAGTATGATTTGAATTCAGAATGCAACATCAATAAAGCAGAAAAATTGGCCTATTAGCAGATTCCAAAAActacatttaataaaattcaagatTCCCACAAAAATAAGAAACCACTATCACCATTATAATTTGTCATTGCATTGGAGGTTATAGGGAATACAATAAGATGAGCAAATGAAATAATTGGCATaacttttgaaaaagaagagataaGTGATCTTAAAATTGTATCACTACGAAGTTCTAGAGATTCTACTAAAGAGCTATAATTGTTggagggaatttattggctgccTGGATACGaggtaaaatatgtaaatatctattatctttctctATAATATTATCATacagatacagaaatggaaaatgttcCATTGTTAATAGCAACCAAAGCtataaaatatttagcaataatttttttttattttatttatctattttttagcaataaatttaataaaatatataggacTTATATGAAGAAACTATTCTTATTGAAGAGCATACATAATAAGCAAAAGACATTCAACATTCTTAAATGGAAGATGTCATATGATAAAAATCCAATTATTTCAAGAATGTGAATActtaaatttaattcaatttcaaTTAATATCCCAATACATTTTTGGAGGGGAGATTTGGTAAAATGATCTTAAAtttcaatgaaagaataaataagcaTAGTtacaaattatgaaaaagaaaagttgtaAAGGGGACACTGATTTATTAGGTGAAACCACTCAATTGAAATAGTGTATTATTGGCAGAGAAATAGACTTCTAGGTCAATGGATATAATAGAGACTCAAATATATCCTGAAGTAATCAGTGAATTAATACACAAGAcatttggtttttaatttcttatgtAAAGGATGGTTTATTCCTTAAATCTTTCTGAAACAAATGGctatttggaaaaattaaattggATAGCTTACTGCAAACTATATCCCCAAATAAACTTCAGATACATTAGATACTTAAATGCAGAACCAAACTTACTGAAACAAGAAACCAacacaaatcagaaaaaaatgtaagagaaTGTAAGTATATTATAGGGACcaggtgaattttattttcttttccaagtaGTACACCCAGACAGTAGAAAAATTTGATATGCTTTGTGTGGCAAGAAATACAATAAGCAAAGTCGAAAGACAATTGATAGattatgaaaaaaattgtaaagcatataaTGGAAAAAGGGTTAATAGGTATAATTTACACAAAGAAACTATAAATCAGTatgaaaaagacaacccagtgGAGAAATGAGCAAGTGTTACGAACAAACAGTTCACTAAGAGCAAACCCGGTGGTCAATAAACATATAAGAAACTGTTTCACCTCTTAACATGCAGGAAAATGGGAAGTAAAGTAATATTGAGGTATCACTCCTTGCTCATCAGACTGGCACAAATGAACAAGCGTAAAAAACTACTTCTGGCACTTCTTTATTCATACAgtctttcatttaacaaatatttattgagttcttaacATGTGCgaggcattgttctaagtgttGAAAATACAAAAGGGACAAATGGGACAAAAATCTTTGTCTTCATGGAGCTTGCATTTAATTTGGGAAAGAGTGAAAAAGGGCACTCACATTGTTAATGAAAATATGAAGTGTTATAGCTTTATGGAAAGCATGATTCATTATCCCACataaaacagacaatgacaaaccCTATATGTACATAGATCTTTGGTGTGAAAGCATCCATACAAGGTGTAGAAGAATATGCACAAAGATGTTAACACTGGTTAATTGAGGAGAAGTATGAAGGGAAAGCAATAATGTGAAAAAGACTAAGCATTTACTCTAAAATTTCAGATGTGATAtccaatttatttaaatttctatgtTCCTGTGAGTTTTCTATAGGGAGATGTGTGGAATGTGTTAATGGTTAATGTCCCAGCATGGTAAGATTtcagattattatttttatttcttcttttttactttaaaaaatgttttttttgacactttttaaaaactatgagCATGAATTATTTAATCcaagggaaaagcaattttcATCGTAAAAATTATACACTAAATTTAATAGCTCAGAACAACTGAATATAATAATGTAATGATCAAAAATTGGAAGGGGTATTGGGAGGTCTTGAAGGTAAAATAAGTGACCTAAGTTCTCATTGTTCATAGTTGGAAGTCAATAGATATTGTGTAAACTTGCTAAATCCAAAAATAAAGGTTAAACATATAATTTATTCCTGTGGAAGTAACCATCAGAAGAGGTaaaatggaaaacagttaaaaaaaaggtTATCTCTGGTGTATACAACTGAGGTGGGAAGGGTGGGATAGGGTTTATGCTCTGAACTGTAAGTTCTTCTGTActattagtttattttttatccagtagaaaacatatttgaaagtGTCACCAATTACCACCAgataaccttgagcaagttacttacctCTCCGAGTCTCGGCCCCTTCATCTATAAATGGAGTAAGAGCAGCCCTTTCATAGGGTTCATGCTAGAATGTTAGTGAGTTGCTGAGCACAGTGCTTGTCATATAGTAAGTGCTTGGTAAATTGAGGccattattattatgattatactttttaaaaaaagtttaataaatatttttattaaagaagttgtgagtttacagaaaaatcttgcataaaatacaggggaTACTCTGCATACTTCACCCCACC
Proteins encoded in this region:
- the LOC119534414 gene encoding LOW QUALITY PROTEIN: dnaJ homolog subfamily C member 2-like (The sequence of the model RefSeq protein was modified relative to this genomic sequence to represent the inferred CDS: inserted 2 bases in 1 codon; substituted 1 base at 1 genomic stop codon), whose protein sequence is MLLLPSAADGQRIAITHVLTSXELEDKKELSEESEDEELQLEEFPMLKTLDPKDWKNQDHYTVLGLGHVRYKATQRQIKAAHKAMVLKHHPNKRKAAGEPIKEGDNDYFICITKAYEMLSDPLKRRAFNSVDPTFDNSVPSRSEAKDNFFEVFSPVFERNSRWSSKKNVPKLGDMNSSFENIDAFYSFWYNFDSWREFSYLDEEEKEKAECRDERRWIEKQNRATRAQRKKEEMNRIRTLVDNAYSCDPRIKKFKEEEKAKKEAEKKAKAEAKRKEQEAKEKQRQAELEAVQLAKEKEEEMRQQALLAKKEKDIQKKAIKKERQKLXNACKTWNHFSDNEAERVKMMEEVEKLCDRLQLASLQCLNETLTSSTKEVGKVALEKQIEEINEQIRKEKEEAEAHMRQASRNAEKSIGGGGNGSKNWSEDDLQLLIKAVNLFPAGTNSRWEVIANYMNIHSSCGVKTTAKDVISKAKSLQKLDPHQKDDINKKAFDKFKKEHRVVPQADNATPSERFEGPCTDSTPWTTEEQKLLEQALKTYLVNTPERWEKIAETVPGRTKKDCMKRYKELVEMVKAKKAAQEQVLNASRAKK